TTTGCAACAATCATACTTGTGACAAAAAGCACTTCTGCCAAGAGATAAAAATAAAAATAAATTTCTCCTCCATTTCCAAAACCATAACTATGCAATCCAGTGCCTAATATGTAGTTAACGCCATACCAAGTAAAGCTTATAAAGGTAAGACCAATAACTGAACCTATTGCTAATCCAAACCCCCTAATTTTTCCAAAACGGTAAGCATGGATCCAACAAAGATAAATACAGCTTGAGATAAAAGCCCATGATTCTTTTGGATCCCAGTCCCAAAATCTTCCCCAACTTTGAGCTGCCCAAACACCTCCTAAAATAGTTCCTCCAATTAGCAAGGCTGTGGCAACATATAATGTCTTTAAGATGAGCCTTTCTACCGCTTTTTCCCGATTTGCTAACAAATAGTAATGTCCTAAAGTACCTGCTAAAAAAAATAAACCATAGCTTCCCACTACCATTAACACATGAATAATTAACCAATATTGGGAATCTAGGACTGCTTGCACATTTTCAAGACCTGAATCAATAGATGTAACTTGCAATAGGCCCAAAAAAATAATGGAGATAATGGCTGACAAAACGAGAGCTAAACGAAAACGATTAATTAAGGCCAATACTAATGCACTACATGCTGTAATGTAAGGAACATAAATGACAGTTTCAAACATGTTAGATACAGGAGGCCGCTCTAATATGAAGCAACGAAGCAATAATACACCGGTATGGATCGAAAATGCACTCCCAAAAAAAATTAAGCAGCCCTTAAAAGACAGAAAATAAAACAAAATGCTTAAGGCATACAAAAGAAGCATGCTATCGATCCATGGATAATGGTAATAAAAAAATTCCATTTTTAGATGAAAAAGAGAAGGATAATGAAGGGATTTACTATTACTCTTGATGTATTCCGTTCCGGCTATCGTTCGATACGCATCTTTTAATTTTTTTCCTAGCAATTCTACGTCTTCTAAAGGATATTCATTATTGTGAAATTTTTGTTTTATACGTTGATAAATCTCCTTAATTTCAAAAAATTGATTATCATTATATGCACTAAAATTCTTTTCTGATTGATCTAATAAAAAAAGAGGCAGCCATTCTCCCTTTCCCTTTTTAGCAGGTAAAAGTCTTAGAAAAACCTCATCATAAGAAACACCCTTTTTTAAATGGTTTTCCTTTAAACTACTTAATAGATTCATAGCCCTTTCTAGGTCTTGCCATTGTTCTGTAGTTGTATTAAATCTATTAGTATAATTTTTTAAGACTTGATCATAGGTAAATATTTTTTGATTTTGATCTAATTGCAAAATCTTTTTTAATCGTTGATTTTTGATTGGAATAATTTTTTTTTCTCGAACTAGATTAAAAGGGGTAAACTGAAGTTCAATTAAAAAAAGTTCCTTAGGAAGAATTCCATCTGTTTCTTTAAAGTTAAATAGTTCACCCGCTAATAAACGATAGCCTTCAAAAGCCCGAAATCTACCTTTGTAGGATACGGGAACTTCACTCCATTCAGAACAAAAGGAAAATGTGCTAAGTACCAGACAAACAAGAGTTAAAAATTTGTTAAACATGATTTATCAAATGATTTTTTTATTTTAATTTGTTATGAAGAAGTAATATAAACATATTTAACTAAAAAAGTTCATTCAAATTTATGATTTGAAAAATAATTTCGAATCAAGTGGAGGAGTTTATGGATTTGCCATTTTCAATCTTTGATCAAACTTCTGTTACCGCCGAAAAACTAATCTCTCAAAATATCAGCGAAGATATTGCCTTAAAAAATATACAAACGATTTATA
This DNA window, taken from Candidatus Rubidus massiliensis, encodes the following:
- the ccsA gene encoding Cytochrome c biogenesis protein CcsA, which produces MFNKFLTLVCLVLSTFSFCSEWSEVPVSYKGRFRAFEGYRLLAGELFNFKETDGILPKELFLIELQFTPFNLVREKKIIPIKNQRLKKILQLDQNQKIFTYDQVLKNYTNRFNTTTEQWQDLERAMNLLSSLKENHLKKGVSYDEVFLRLLPAKKGKGEWLPLFLLDQSEKNFSAYNDNQFFEIKEIYQRIKQKFHNNEYPLEDVELLGKKLKDAYRTIAGTEYIKSNSKSLHYPSLFHLKMEFFYYHYPWIDSMLLLYALSILFYFLSFKGCLIFFGSAFSIHTGVLLLRCFILERPPVSNMFETVIYVPYITACSALVLALINRFRLALVLSAIISIIFLGLLQVTSIDSGLENVQAVLDSQYWLIIHVLMVVGSYGLFFLAGTLGHYYLLANREKAVERLILKTLYVATALLIGGTILGGVWAAQSWGRFWDWDPKESWAFISSCIYLCWIHAYRFGKIRGFGLAIGSVIGLTFISFTWYGVNYILGTGLHSYGFGNGGEIYFYFYLLAEVLFVTSMIVANRYSKKISENATS